A genomic region of Exiguobacterium sp. Helios contains the following coding sequences:
- the purM gene encoding phosphoribosylformylglycinamidine cyclo-ligase, with protein MSKQYEAAGVSLTAGYESVSRMKKHVARSMRKEVMTGLGSFGAMFDLSQLNLKEPVLVSGTDGVGTKLKLAFALDQHDTIGIDCVAMCVNDIIVQGAEPLYFLDYIALGKAIPAKIERIVAGVAEGCVQSGCTLIGGETAEMPGMYADGEYDIAGFAVGAVEKQKLITGEHVQPGDVILGLASSGVHSNGFSLVRKIVAESGLRYEDELMMFGSTIGNTLLMPTRIYVEAVKAALETEKIQAMVHITGGGFYENVPRVLPEGCGATFDPKKWPTLPVFDWLEQAGNVPRHDMYNVFNMGIGYMMIVKPEDVDAVTARLARENETVYTIGTVTGEPGVRIHGVDQ; from the coding sequence AAACACGTGGCCCGCTCGATGCGCAAAGAAGTCATGACGGGACTCGGCAGTTTCGGTGCAATGTTCGACCTCAGCCAATTGAATCTGAAAGAACCGGTTCTCGTCAGCGGGACGGATGGCGTCGGCACCAAGCTGAAGCTTGCTTTCGCCCTCGACCAGCACGATACGATCGGGATTGATTGTGTCGCGATGTGTGTCAATGACATCATTGTCCAAGGCGCAGAACCTCTTTATTTCCTCGATTACATCGCCCTCGGGAAAGCTATTCCGGCAAAAATCGAGCGGATTGTCGCCGGTGTTGCGGAAGGCTGTGTCCAATCCGGTTGTACCCTGATCGGCGGGGAAACGGCCGAGATGCCGGGGATGTATGCAGACGGTGAGTATGATATTGCCGGCTTTGCCGTCGGTGCCGTCGAAAAACAAAAATTGATCACAGGAGAACACGTTCAACCGGGAGATGTCATTCTCGGTCTCGCTTCATCCGGTGTCCATTCGAACGGCTTCTCACTCGTTCGAAAAATCGTCGCTGAAAGCGGTCTGCGGTATGAAGATGAGCTGATGATGTTCGGCAGTACGATCGGCAATACATTACTGATGCCGACCCGGATTTACGTCGAAGCGGTCAAAGCGGCCCTTGAGACAGAAAAAATTCAGGCGATGGTCCATATTACGGGCGGCGGTTTTTACGAAAACGTGCCGCGTGTTCTTCCTGAAGGATGCGGTGCGACGTTTGACCCGAAAAAATGGCCGACGTTACCGGTCTTCGATTGGCTCGAACAAGCCGGAAACGTGCCGCGTCACGATATGTACAACGTCTTCAACATGGGAATCGGCTACATGATGATCGTCAAACCGGAAGATGTCGATGCCGTTACGGCACGTCTTGCCCGTGAAAATGAGACGGTCTACACAATCGGGACAGTCACGGGTGAGCCGGGCGTCCGCATCCATGGAGTCGATCAATGA
- a CDS encoding TrkH family potassium uptake protein → MDLAYQQKLQHFIRKLTPIQSLVIIYFVAVIIGVILLGLPWSTQGNYDWDFTDLVFMAVSCVSVTGLTTVSVSDTFTTFGYFMIMILVQVSGIGLMSLHIAMWVILGKRIGFRERQLVVRDQNQTTMQGVVKYIREVIIIILSIEIIGALILGLYYTKYFPTLGEAMLQGLFGSVSATTNAGFDITGESLLPFRGDLFVVFMQILLLTLGAIGFPVLVEVRRYISYRATRQATRQPYHFSLFTKLTASTFFILVLFGTVSLLLFEWNQSFKGLPVNEKMVDALFQSVTTRNGGLTTVDITSFSQASIFVLSILMFIGASPSSVGGGIRTTTFAVAVLSVIAFIRGEYGIKIFGREIGQSDIWKAFVVIVVSTGVTMIGLIVLLIFEDAPFLVLFFEACSAFGTTGLSLGITNELSDVGKWTLSVLMFIGRIGVISFVLLLKANQPKRNYNYPKESVIIG, encoded by the coding sequence ATGGACTTAGCGTATCAACAAAAACTGCAACATTTCATTCGAAAACTGACGCCGATCCAGTCACTCGTCATTATTTATTTTGTAGCCGTCATCATCGGCGTCATTTTACTGGGGTTACCCTGGTCGACACAGGGCAATTACGACTGGGATTTCACGGATCTTGTCTTCATGGCCGTCAGTTGTGTCAGCGTGACCGGATTGACGACAGTCTCCGTCTCGGACACGTTCACGACGTTCGGTTACTTCATGATCATGATTCTCGTACAGGTCAGCGGGATCGGATTGATGTCCCTGCATATCGCGATGTGGGTCATCCTCGGCAAACGGATTGGCTTTCGGGAGCGGCAACTGGTTGTCCGTGACCAGAACCAGACGACGATGCAAGGGGTCGTCAAATACATTCGGGAAGTCATCATCATCATCCTGTCAATTGAAATCATCGGTGCTCTTATTTTAGGTTTGTATTATACGAAATATTTTCCGACGCTCGGCGAAGCGATGCTGCAAGGATTGTTTGGTTCGGTCAGCGCGACGACCAATGCCGGGTTCGACATTACCGGAGAATCCCTCCTTCCGTTTCGGGGAGATTTATTTGTCGTCTTTATGCAGATTTTACTGCTGACGCTTGGTGCGATCGGTTTCCCGGTCCTCGTTGAAGTCCGTCGGTACATCTCGTACCGGGCGACCCGTCAAGCGACCCGTCAACCGTATCACTTTTCATTATTCACGAAATTAACCGCATCGACGTTCTTCATCCTGGTTTTATTCGGAACGGTCAGTCTGCTGCTGTTTGAGTGGAATCAATCGTTTAAAGGATTGCCGGTCAATGAAAAAATGGTCGATGCCTTGTTCCAATCGGTGACGACCCGAAACGGCGGACTGACGACGGTCGATATTACGTCGTTCTCGCAAGCCTCGATTTTTGTCTTGTCAATTCTGATGTTCATCGGAGCGTCGCCGTCCTCCGTTGGGGGAGGGATTCGGACGACGACATTTGCCGTCGCCGTCCTCAGTGTCATCGCCTTTATTCGCGGCGAATACGGCATCAAGATTTTTGGACGCGAGATCGGACAGTCGGACATTTGGAAAGCCTTTGTCGTCATCGTCGTTTCGACCGGTGTAACGATGATTGGACTGATTGTCCTGCTGATCTTTGAAGATGCCCCGTTCCTCGTGCTGTTTTTTGAAGCCTGTTCCGCGTTCGGAACTACCGGATTGTCGCTTGGAATTACAAATGAGTTATCCGATGTCGGCAAATGGACCTTATCCGTCCTGATGTTCATCGGACGGATTGGTGTTATTTCGTTTGTCCTGTTGCTGAAGGCGAATCAACCAAAACGGAATTACAATTATCCGAAAGAATCAGTCATCATCGGTTAA
- a CDS encoding adenine deaminase C-terminal domain-containing protein, giving the protein MKKNCGRSPWTKTEVRTHQAVINGKLAPTLVIENATYLNQGLKTWRTANIWISGDRIIYVGPDMPETADEVYDATGKFIVPGYIEPHAHPFQLYNPATLAKFAAERGTTTLVNDNMLLLLEPTEQAFAQVDALADLPTSMYWWARLDAQTELDADSITIDNRRIQAWLKHPQVIQAGELTGWPRLSQGDDELLQWMQDAMKLGKPIEGHFPGASAKTLTKMALFGVTSDHEAMTVEEALTRLELGYTTTIRYSSIRPDLPDIFAGLVEAGLQNYEKVLVTTDGSTPSFYKAGLMDETIRLMLAAGIAPEEAYRIASYNAARHFNLDHLLGSIAPGRIAHLNILEAKDKPTPVDVVARGTWVRRNDIPCYPVEALDRAMDLMPASQVGIELTEQDFSFSMPVGLEMVNSVIMKLYQVEHDTSMQVLPAGCDESFLMLIDREGKWRLNTVLKNFATHVGGLVSSYSISGDILLIGKSKRDMQIAFDRMKSFGGGVVLVDDGEVIAEVPLTLMGQTSDLPLEDLIVQETALREALFARGYQYEDPIYTLLFLASTHLPYVRITPQGIYEVLRKKVLFPAILR; this is encoded by the coding sequence ATGAAAAAAAATTGTGGGCGGTCCCCATGGACGAAAACAGAAGTCCGCACGCATCAAGCGGTCATCAACGGAAAGCTTGCACCTACACTCGTGATTGAAAATGCGACGTACTTAAATCAAGGACTCAAAACATGGCGGACAGCCAACATTTGGATCAGCGGCGACCGGATTATCTACGTCGGACCGGACATGCCGGAAACGGCGGATGAAGTCTACGATGCGACGGGAAAATTCATCGTCCCGGGTTACATCGAACCGCATGCCCATCCGTTCCAATTGTATAATCCGGCGACACTTGCAAAATTTGCGGCAGAGCGCGGAACGACGACACTCGTCAACGATAATATGCTGCTTTTATTAGAGCCGACGGAGCAAGCGTTTGCGCAGGTCGACGCACTGGCAGACCTTCCAACATCGATGTACTGGTGGGCGCGACTGGATGCTCAAACAGAACTGGATGCCGACAGCATCACGATTGATAACCGACGGATTCAAGCGTGGCTGAAACATCCACAAGTCATCCAAGCCGGTGAATTAACGGGCTGGCCGCGACTGTCGCAAGGCGACGACGAGCTGTTGCAATGGATGCAGGATGCGATGAAACTCGGCAAGCCGATTGAAGGACATTTTCCCGGTGCTTCCGCCAAGACCTTGACGAAAATGGCATTGTTCGGCGTGACGAGTGATCATGAAGCGATGACGGTCGAAGAAGCCTTGACCCGCCTCGAACTCGGTTATACGACGACCATCCGCTACTCCTCGATTCGCCCGGATCTACCGGATATCTTTGCCGGTCTCGTCGAAGCCGGACTGCAAAATTATGAAAAAGTGCTGGTGACGACGGACGGATCGACACCTTCCTTTTATAAAGCCGGATTGATGGATGAGACGATCCGATTGATGCTTGCTGCAGGGATTGCTCCGGAAGAAGCTTACCGGATTGCGTCGTATAATGCAGCGCGTCACTTTAATCTCGATCATCTGCTCGGCAGTATCGCACCCGGACGAATTGCGCATTTAAACATCCTTGAAGCGAAAGATAAGCCGACACCGGTCGATGTCGTAGCCCGCGGCACCTGGGTCCGGAGAAATGATATTCCGTGTTATCCGGTCGAAGCGCTGGACCGGGCGATGGATTTGATGCCGGCTTCGCAAGTCGGGATTGAGTTAACCGAACAGGATTTTTCCTTCAGCATGCCGGTTGGTCTTGAGATGGTCAATTCGGTTATCATGAAGCTGTATCAGGTCGAACACGATACAAGCATGCAAGTCTTGCCTGCCGGATGCGATGAGTCCTTCTTGATGCTGATTGACCGGGAGGGCAAATGGCGTCTGAATACGGTCTTGAAAAACTTTGCGACACACGTCGGCGGGCTCGTCAGTTCGTATTCGATCAGCGGCGATATCCTGTTGATCGGAAAATCGAAACGGGACATGCAGATTGCCTTTGACCGGATGAAATCATTCGGCGGTGGTGTCGTCCTTGTCGATGACGGGGAAGTAATCGCAGAAGTTCCGTTGACCTTAATGGGGCAGACATCCGATTTACCGCTGGAAGATTTGATTGTGCAGGAGACGGCACTGCGGGAAGCGTTATTCGCACGCGGCTATCAGTATGAAGACCCGATTTATACGCTCTTGTTCCTCGCGTCGACCCATTTGCCGTATGTCCGGATTACGCCGCAAGGCATCTATGAAGTGTTACGGAAAAAAGTACTTTTCCCGGCAATTTTACGCTGA
- the purH gene encoding bifunctional phosphoribosylaminoimidazolecarboxamide formyltransferase/IMP cyclohydrolase has product MRALISVSDKTGIVELGQAMHEAGIELISTGGTHQALEAAGLPVIGISEVTQFPEMLDGRVKTLHPMVHGGLLGRRDLESHREQMAEQQIKPIDFVVVNLYPFKETVMNEDVSYADAIENIDIGGPSMIRSAAKNHAAVTVVVDPADYQAVIQEIHLGGTTFETRQKLAAKAFRHTAAYDALIADYFLTQTGEKFPDQLTITLEKVQDLRYGENPHQEAAFYKTPIYRGASLASAKQLHGKELSYNNIQDANAALEILDEFREAAAVVVKHMNPCGVAVGPTIDEAFRRAHAADPVSIFGGIVALNREVDLATAEQLSGIFLEIIIAPSFTEEAFTLLAAKKNLRLLELDVKRVQAIRYTAVAGGMLVQDSDDETLDDASARVVTDRKPTAGEWEDLKLAWRAVKHVKSNAIVIAKDEVTVGVGAGQMNRVGSANIAITQAGAKAVGAAMGSDAFFPMGDTVEAAAAAGITAIIQPGGSIRDQESIDACNKHGITMIFTNVRHFKH; this is encoded by the coding sequence ATGAGAGCGTTAATCAGCGTATCAGACAAAACAGGTATCGTCGAACTGGGACAAGCGATGCATGAAGCAGGGATCGAATTGATTTCGACAGGCGGGACACATCAAGCCCTTGAAGCAGCAGGACTTCCGGTCATTGGCATCAGTGAAGTCACACAATTCCCGGAAATGCTCGACGGTCGGGTCAAGACCCTCCATCCGATGGTTCACGGTGGACTGCTCGGACGCCGAGACCTTGAAAGTCATCGCGAACAGATGGCGGAACAACAGATCAAACCGATTGATTTTGTGGTCGTCAACCTCTATCCGTTTAAAGAAACGGTCATGAATGAAGATGTCTCGTATGCCGATGCGATCGAGAACATCGATATCGGTGGACCGAGCATGATCCGTTCGGCTGCCAAAAATCATGCCGCCGTGACGGTTGTCGTCGATCCGGCAGATTATCAGGCGGTCATTCAGGAAATTCATCTTGGTGGAACGACATTCGAAACCCGTCAAAAGCTGGCAGCCAAAGCATTCCGTCACACAGCGGCGTATGATGCGTTGATTGCCGATTACTTCCTGACGCAGACGGGTGAAAAGTTCCCCGATCAATTGACGATTACGCTCGAAAAAGTGCAGGACTTACGGTACGGAGAAAACCCGCACCAGGAAGCGGCCTTTTACAAAACACCGATCTACCGCGGGGCTTCACTCGCGTCCGCGAAGCAGCTCCACGGCAAAGAATTGTCTTACAACAACATCCAGGATGCCAATGCGGCACTTGAGATTCTCGATGAGTTCCGTGAAGCGGCAGCGGTCGTCGTCAAACACATGAATCCGTGCGGCGTCGCGGTCGGACCGACGATTGATGAAGCGTTCCGTCGTGCCCATGCCGCGGATCCGGTCTCGATTTTCGGCGGAATCGTCGCCTTGAACCGGGAAGTCGATCTTGCGACAGCAGAACAACTCAGTGGGATCTTCCTCGAAATCATCATCGCTCCATCCTTTACGGAAGAAGCGTTTACGTTGCTTGCAGCGAAGAAAAATCTCCGGTTACTGGAACTGGACGTCAAACGGGTTCAAGCGATCCGGTATACGGCAGTTGCCGGCGGGATGCTCGTTCAAGACAGTGACGACGAGACGCTCGATGACGCGTCAGCACGTGTCGTGACAGACCGGAAACCGACGGCAGGTGAATGGGAAGACTTAAAACTCGCTTGGCGTGCCGTTAAACACGTTAAATCGAATGCAATCGTCATCGCGAAAGATGAAGTGACGGTCGGCGTCGGTGCCGGGCAGATGAACCGTGTCGGGTCAGCCAATATCGCGATTACCCAAGCCGGTGCTAAAGCAGTCGGTGCCGCAATGGGATCGGATGCGTTCTTCCCGATGGGCGATACGGTTGAGGCAGCTGCTGCGGCAGGCATTACAGCAATCATTCAACCGGGCGGTTCGATCCGTGACCAGGAATCGATTGATGCCTGCAACAAACATGGCATTACGATGATCTTTACGAACGTGCGTCATTTTAAACACTAA
- the purD gene encoding phosphoribosylamine--glycine ligase, with product MKVLVVGKGGREHALVWKLAQDVRIETVYAAPGNVGMTEAVCVPIREDAIEELVQFAREEQIDWTIVGPEGPLVLGIVNAFQAAGLKIFGPSREAAAIEGSKQFAKALMDRAGIPTADHAVFTSAAEATAYIRRQGAPIVVKADGLAAGKGVTVATTIEQAVQAIDEIFGGDFGQQSSVVIEECLVGEECSLMAFVHEETVIPMVLSQDHKRAFDGDSGPNTGGMGAYSPLPQFDEQAVTEEAMQRVLRPLVEQMASEGIPFTGFLYAGLMLTSRGPSVIEFNARFGDPETEVILPRLETELLDVIMPLMQGDIPEVAWSDEAVVGVVIAANGYPEQPVTGQPVPADTIGSNLLVFHAGTAAGDDDVILSAGGRVLVCVAKAKDMKQAVASVYSGLDSFDRTGFFYRTDIAKKAFRTT from the coding sequence ATGAAAGTATTAGTAGTCGGTAAAGGTGGACGCGAGCATGCGCTCGTATGGAAATTGGCACAGGATGTCCGGATCGAGACAGTGTATGCAGCACCCGGCAACGTCGGGATGACGGAAGCGGTCTGTGTGCCGATCCGGGAAGACGCGATTGAAGAATTGGTTCAGTTCGCACGGGAAGAGCAGATCGACTGGACAATTGTCGGACCAGAAGGACCGCTTGTGCTCGGAATCGTCAATGCGTTTCAAGCAGCCGGCCTAAAGATTTTCGGACCGTCCCGCGAAGCAGCAGCGATTGAAGGCAGTAAACAATTTGCGAAAGCTTTGATGGACCGGGCCGGTATCCCGACGGCGGACCATGCCGTCTTTACATCAGCGGCTGAAGCGACTGCTTACATCCGTCGGCAGGGTGCACCGATCGTCGTCAAAGCGGACGGACTGGCAGCAGGGAAAGGTGTCACGGTTGCGACGACGATTGAACAGGCTGTTCAAGCGATTGACGAAATTTTTGGCGGCGATTTCGGTCAGCAGAGCAGTGTCGTGATTGAAGAATGTCTCGTCGGTGAAGAATGTTCGCTGATGGCTTTCGTACATGAAGAAACCGTCATTCCGATGGTCCTGTCGCAAGATCATAAACGGGCTTTTGACGGGGACTCCGGCCCGAATACAGGCGGAATGGGGGCGTACAGTCCCTTGCCGCAATTTGACGAACAGGCCGTGACGGAAGAAGCGATGCAACGTGTCCTCCGTCCGCTTGTCGAGCAGATGGCAAGCGAAGGGATTCCGTTTACCGGCTTCTTATACGCGGGTCTGATGTTAACAAGTCGCGGACCATCCGTCATTGAGTTCAACGCCCGTTTCGGTGATCCGGAAACAGAAGTAATTTTGCCGCGGCTTGAAACGGAGCTGCTTGACGTCATCATGCCATTGATGCAGGGTGACATTCCGGAAGTCGCCTGGTCGGATGAAGCGGTCGTTGGTGTCGTCATCGCGGCGAACGGTTATCCGGAACAACCGGTTACGGGTCAGCCTGTCCCAGCAGATACAATCGGGTCAAATCTCCTTGTCTTCCACGCGGGCACGGCCGCAGGGGATGATGATGTGATTCTTTCGGCCGGAGGACGTGTCCTCGTCTGTGTGGCGAAGGCAAAAGACATGAAGCAGGCCGTAGCGAGCGTTTACAGCGGACTTGATTCATTTGACCGGACCGGCTTCTTTTACCGGACGGATATCGCCAAAAAAGCATTTCGCACGACATAA
- a CDS encoding YerC/YecD family TrpR-related protein — protein sequence MQLDKLRGKELDQLFTAIMKMDSLEDCYTLFEDLATVNEIQALAQRLEVARQLREGNTYHKIEKATGASTATISRVKRCLNYGSGGYDLALARLGLVEEEVADN from the coding sequence ATGCAACTCGATAAATTGCGTGGAAAAGAACTCGATCAATTATTTACAGCCATCATGAAGATGGATTCATTAGAAGATTGTTATACGCTGTTTGAAGACTTAGCGACGGTCAATGAGATCCAGGCATTGGCACAACGTCTTGAAGTCGCCCGTCAGTTACGCGAAGGTAACACGTATCATAAAATCGAAAAGGCGACAGGTGCTTCGACAGCAACGATTTCGCGTGTGAAACGTTGTCTGAATTACGGTTCCGGTGGCTATGACTTAGCACTCGCACGATTAGGTCTCGTAGAAGAGGAAGTAGCGGATAACTAA
- the purN gene encoding phosphoribosylglycinamide formyltransferase gives MKIACFASGSGSNVEALFEAIEEGRLHATIELVVCDQKQAKVIERARARNCDVFVFTAKEYPDKPTFEREIVSELQRRNVERIILAGYMRLIGDVLLSHYAGRIVNIHPSLLPAFPGKDAIGQAFRGGVKITGVTIHIVDEGMDTGPIIAQEAVRITEDMTRETLQQAIQQVEHGLYPQVIEEWMKEEANV, from the coding sequence ATGAAAATCGCCTGTTTTGCCTCGGGAAGTGGCAGTAATGTCGAAGCATTGTTCGAAGCGATTGAAGAAGGACGTCTGCACGCTACGATTGAACTCGTCGTCTGTGATCAAAAACAAGCGAAAGTGATTGAACGGGCACGCGCACGTAATTGTGATGTGTTTGTGTTTACAGCCAAGGAGTATCCGGATAAACCAACGTTCGAGCGGGAAATCGTTTCTGAGTTACAACGGAGAAATGTGGAGCGGATCATCTTAGCCGGATACATGCGGTTGATTGGAGATGTCCTGCTGTCGCATTATGCCGGACGAATCGTCAACATCCATCCGTCACTGCTCCCGGCGTTTCCGGGAAAAGATGCGATCGGTCAAGCATTTCGTGGCGGAGTCAAAATCACAGGTGTTACAATTCATATAGTCGATGAAGGTATGGATACAGGACCGATCATCGCACAAGAAGCGGTTCGGATCACAGAGGATATGACACGGGAAACGCTCCAACAGGCGATTCAGCAGGTGGAGCACGGATTGTACCCGCAAGTCATCGAAGAGTGGATGAAAGAGGAGGCAAACGTATGA